The following are encoded together in the Methanosarcina flavescens genome:
- a CDS encoding nucleotide sugar dehydrogenase: protein MNKLEKLLKERGSIKKIGVLGMGYVGIPSAVLFADTPCFDKVLGFQRNSKSSSYKIDMLNRGESPLKGEEPGLEELINKVVKAGKFECTSDFSRISELDAVTLAIQTPFANPKDLEPDFSALIEGIRNVGKYLRPGMLVVLESTITPGTTEGMAKQILEEESGLKAGEDFALAHAPERVMVGRLLKNIREHDRVVGGINEASTKRAVELYSPVLTVGKVIPMSATAAEVTKTAENTFRDLQIAAINQLALYCEAMGINVYDVRTGVDSLKGDGITRAVLWPGAGVGGHCLTKDTYHLERGIKLGNRQLDYPEGADSIYVLARKVNDFMPVHMYNLTVEALKRVGKEMKNSKIAMLGWAFIRDSDDARNTPSEPYRELCLKAGATVTVHDPYVVNYPGIEISDDLEDVIRNADAIVIFAGHSAYFDVKADWVKEVSGKANPVIVDGRNVIEPDEFISRGFVYKGVGRGDKNEHLIV from the coding sequence ATGAATAAATTAGAAAAACTTCTCAAGGAAAGAGGCTCAATCAAAAAAATAGGAGTACTTGGAATGGGTTATGTAGGCATTCCTTCAGCTGTTCTTTTTGCCGATACTCCCTGTTTTGATAAAGTTCTCGGCTTCCAGCGTAATTCAAAAAGCTCAAGTTACAAAATCGATATGCTCAACCGTGGAGAGAGCCCCCTCAAAGGAGAGGAACCAGGCCTTGAAGAGCTTATTAACAAAGTTGTGAAAGCTGGTAAGTTCGAATGCACTTCAGATTTCTCAAGGATATCAGAACTTGATGCTGTCACTCTTGCAATCCAAACTCCTTTTGCAAACCCCAAAGACTTGGAACCTGACTTTTCTGCACTCATTGAGGGAATAAGAAACGTAGGAAAATATCTGAGGCCAGGCATGCTCGTAGTCCTTGAGTCCACAATCACCCCGGGCACGACTGAAGGTATGGCAAAACAGATTCTTGAAGAAGAGTCAGGCCTTAAAGCTGGTGAGGATTTTGCCCTTGCCCATGCCCCTGAAAGAGTAATGGTAGGCAGGCTTTTGAAGAATATAAGGGAACATGATAGGGTTGTGGGCGGCATCAATGAGGCAAGTACTAAACGGGCTGTTGAGCTTTATTCGCCTGTATTGACTGTGGGAAAAGTAATCCCTATGAGTGCAACTGCAGCTGAGGTTACGAAAACTGCAGAGAATACTTTCCGCGACCTTCAAATAGCAGCAATTAACCAGCTTGCCCTTTATTGTGAAGCTATGGGCATAAATGTGTACGATGTCAGGACTGGAGTAGACAGCCTGAAAGGGGACGGTATTACAAGAGCTGTGCTCTGGCCTGGAGCAGGCGTTGGAGGTCACTGTCTTACAAAGGATACATATCACCTGGAAAGAGGGATTAAGCTAGGAAACAGGCAGCTTGACTATCCTGAGGGTGCAGATTCGATCTATGTACTCGCAAGAAAAGTCAATGATTTCATGCCTGTCCACATGTACAATCTGACTGTTGAAGCCCTTAAAAGGGTTGGAAAGGAGATGAAAAATTCAAAGATTGCAATGCTAGGCTGGGCTTTCATTCGAGATTCGGACGATGCCAGGAACACGCCTTCAGAACCTTACAGGGAGCTATGCCTGAAGGCAGGCGCGACAGTTACAGTGCATGACCCTTATGTTGTGAACTATCCAGGGATTGAGATCTCAGATGATCTTGAAGATGTCATCAGGAACGCAGATGCTATAGTTATTTTTGCAGGGCATAGTGCTTACTTTGATGTAAAAGCTGATTGGGTAAAGGAAGTCTCAGGTAAGGCAAATCCGGTTATTGTGGATGGAAGAAATGTGATTGAACCTGATGAGTTTATTTCCAGGGGATTTGTCTATAAGGGGGTTGGGAGGGGCGATAAAAACGAACATTTAATAGTGTGA
- a CDS encoding UDP-N-acetylglucosamine 3-dehydrogenase, whose amino-acid sequence MIRVGVIGTGAMGQNHVRIYSEMDGVELAGISDVDQKRVESMATQFKTKAFTDYTKMFAEGLDAVSVVVPTKLHKQVVLDALDAGIHVLVEKPIADTTENADLMIAAAKKAGKILMVGHIERFNPAVIKLKEIINSGILGKIVSISTKRVGPYNPRIRDVGVILDIGVHDIDVISYLYGMKINSVYAIAGADIHSFEDHASIILRMDHNFAGVVETNWLTPHKVRQLTAIGVKGVAYLDYISQTVQLHDNEWIRKAKVEHSEPLKNELTYFIDCVANGRNPNPCGEDGKHALEVALAAIRSYEEGRLIEVGQ is encoded by the coding sequence TTGATCAGAGTAGGAGTAATAGGAACAGGTGCCATGGGGCAGAACCATGTAAGGATTTATAGTGAAATGGATGGTGTGGAGCTCGCAGGAATATCGGACGTAGATCAGAAACGTGTCGAGTCAATGGCTACACAATTCAAAACAAAAGCCTTTACAGATTATACGAAAATGTTTGCCGAAGGGCTTGATGCAGTAAGTGTGGTTGTGCCTACCAAATTGCATAAACAGGTTGTACTTGATGCTCTTGATGCAGGGATACATGTCCTTGTAGAAAAACCGATTGCAGATACGACTGAAAACGCGGATCTGATGATAGCAGCAGCAAAAAAAGCGGGAAAAATCCTTATGGTTGGGCACATTGAACGTTTTAATCCCGCAGTCATAAAACTTAAAGAGATTATTAATTCAGGCATTCTGGGAAAGATAGTTTCAATCTCGACCAAAAGAGTAGGACCCTATAATCCGAGGATCAGAGATGTGGGAGTAATCCTGGATATCGGTGTTCATGATATAGATGTGATCTCGTACCTTTACGGTATGAAAATAAATAGTGTTTATGCAATTGCAGGTGCAGATATTCATTCATTTGAAGATCACGCCTCAATTATCCTGCGCATGGATCATAACTTTGCAGGGGTTGTGGAGACAAATTGGCTAACTCCACACAAGGTAAGGCAGTTAACAGCGATCGGAGTTAAAGGTGTTGCTTATCTGGACTACATTAGCCAGACAGTACAGCTGCACGATAATGAGTGGATAAGAAAAGCCAAAGTAGAACACAGCGAGCCCCTGAAAAATGAACTCACCTATTTCATAGATTGTGTTGCAAATGGTAGAAACCCTAATCCCTGCGGGGAGGACGGAAAACATGCTCTTGAAGTGGCATTGGCAGCCATAAGATCCTACGAAGAGGGAAGATTAATTGAAGTAGGACAATAA
- a CDS encoding DegT/DnrJ/EryC1/StrS family aminotransferase — protein MIPIAKPMLGKEEIDVVTEVLSSGMIAQGPKVEEFELAFSEYNGCEYAAAVNSGTAALHIALLAHGIGKGDEVITSPFSFIATANSILYTGAKPVFADIESDTYNIDPEKIQEKITPKTSAIMPVHLYGHPADMKAIMEIADDNKLIVIEDACQSHGAECLGKKVGSFGTGAFSFYPTKNMTTSEGGMLTTNDKEIAEKTKMIRAHGSKVRYLHEMLGFNLRMTDIAAAIGLVQLGKLDGFTSARQKNAKILSAGLEKVSEVVPPVIKTDCTHVFHQYTIRAEKRDQLAAFLKERDIGTGIHYPIPIHKQPVYRELGYRDSLQVSEKAAEDVLSLPVHPALSRTDLQEIVETTKEFYAKD, from the coding sequence ATGATCCCAATTGCCAAGCCCATGCTGGGTAAGGAAGAAATTGATGTAGTAACTGAGGTCTTGAGTTCAGGCATGATTGCGCAGGGTCCGAAAGTCGAAGAATTTGAGCTCGCTTTTTCCGAATATAATGGTTGTGAGTACGCAGCCGCTGTAAACTCTGGTACTGCAGCCCTGCACATTGCACTTCTTGCCCATGGCATAGGAAAAGGAGATGAGGTGATTACAAGTCCGTTCAGTTTTATTGCAACAGCAAACAGCATCCTTTACACCGGGGCAAAACCTGTTTTTGCTGATATAGAATCAGATACTTATAATATAGATCCTGAAAAAATTCAGGAAAAAATTACTCCAAAGACCAGTGCTATCATGCCTGTCCATCTCTATGGGCATCCTGCAGACATGAAAGCTATAATGGAAATTGCTGATGATAATAAACTCATTGTGATTGAGGATGCCTGCCAGTCCCATGGCGCAGAATGCCTCGGAAAAAAGGTGGGCAGCTTCGGAACAGGAGCATTTAGCTTCTACCCAACTAAAAATATGACAACCAGTGAAGGTGGAATGCTCACTACAAATGATAAGGAAATTGCAGAAAAGACAAAAATGATCCGGGCTCATGGCTCAAAAGTCCGTTATCTGCATGAAATGCTGGGTTTCAACCTGAGAATGACTGATATTGCAGCTGCAATCGGACTTGTACAGCTTGGAAAGTTAGATGGATTTACCTCTGCCAGGCAAAAGAACGCAAAAATACTCTCCGCAGGATTAGAAAAGGTATCAGAAGTTGTGCCTCCAGTTATAAAAACTGACTGCACCCATGTGTTCCATCAATATACCATCCGGGCAGAAAAGAGGGATCAACTTGCAGCTTTTCTGAAAGAAAGAGATATAGGAACAGGAATCCATTATCCTATACCCATTCATAAGCAACCTGTATACAGGGAGCTTGGATACCGAGATTCCCTGCAGGTCTCAGAAAAAGCAGCAGAAGATGTTCTTTCTCTCCCCGTGCATCCGGCGTTATCCAGGACCGATTTGCAGGAAATAGTCGAAACAACCAAAGAATTTTATGCAAAAGACTGA
- a CDS encoding acyltransferase translates to MNSTEFKIHNSSKIYGTSVIGKGTVIMENVILGYPEHRVLMEILKQNVEIENYDFPGCTIGSDSIIRAGSTIFSNVKTGKNFKTGHNVMIRENTEIGDNVLIGTNVIIDGHVKIGNNVSIQGNVYIPTNVIIEDYVFIGPCAVLANDKYPIRKKYDLKGPILRKGSSIGANATLLPDIEIGEGAMVAGGALVTKSVPAWKLAVGAPARIQELSEGLRELNRI, encoded by the coding sequence ATGAACTCCACTGAATTTAAAATTCATAATTCTTCTAAAATATATGGTACTTCTGTAATCGGGAAAGGCACAGTAATAATGGAAAATGTAATTCTGGGATACCCCGAGCACAGGGTTCTGATGGAAATCTTGAAGCAGAACGTTGAAATAGAAAATTATGATTTTCCAGGATGTACCATAGGCTCTGACTCGATTATAAGGGCTGGATCAACGATATTTTCCAACGTAAAAACTGGAAAAAACTTCAAAACAGGACATAATGTAATGATCAGAGAAAATACGGAAATTGGAGACAATGTCCTTATCGGAACCAATGTCATTATAGATGGGCACGTCAAAATAGGAAACAATGTCAGCATCCAGGGCAATGTATACATTCCGACCAACGTGATTATTGAAGATTACGTATTCATCGGGCCCTGTGCAGTTCTGGCTAACGATAAATATCCTATTCGAAAGAAGTATGATCTGAAGGGTCCTATTTTGAGAAAAGGTTCATCTATAGGTGCGAACGCCACCTTGCTTCCAGATATCGAAATTGGAGAAGGGGCAATGGTTGCGGGGGGAGCTCTTGTTACAAAAAGTGTACCCGCTTGGAAGCTTGCAGTCGGGGCACCTGCCAGAATACAAGAACTTTCTGAAGGTTTGAGGGAATTGAATCGAATATAA
- a CDS encoding CPBP family intramembrane glutamic endopeptidase, which produces MKMGAFEGLNMETSEAVKMKAPENLIERTPEIKNKRVYLTIPCAAIAFAELLIYSGRELEAIIMHALILLGLSFSTMFIRNEEIQKTYQALILLPILRLVDLSMPFFYEEKLYNLIFIYGLMTIPVSIAATNQGFTGAQLGITFKKIGIYIPFSIVLGLLLGTVEFLIVGENPLINDLSILNLLGLTMIMIFLVSPVEEMIFRSILQNRLEIVLGGREALIITSILFGLMHSGYGNIIEILYISIVGTLLGYLFYRTRSLPLVTLIHGFINVFFFGIIPLL; this is translated from the coding sequence ATGAAGATGGGAGCGTTTGAGGGTTTGAATATGGAGACTTCGGAAGCCGTTAAAATGAAAGCGCCTGAAAATCTGATTGAAAGGACGCCTGAGATAAAAAATAAACGGGTTTACCTTACAATACCGTGCGCGGCGATTGCTTTTGCAGAACTGTTAATTTATTCAGGAAGGGAACTTGAAGCCATAATAATGCATGCATTAATTTTGCTTGGGCTTTCTTTTTCTACGATGTTCATAAGAAATGAGGAAATTCAGAAAACCTACCAGGCGCTTATTCTGCTGCCTATCCTGCGCCTGGTAGACCTTTCAATGCCATTTTTCTATGAGGAGAAGCTTTACAACCTTATTTTCATATACGGTCTCATGACAATTCCTGTAAGTATTGCAGCCACCAACCAGGGATTTACTGGCGCGCAGCTGGGGATAACATTTAAAAAAATAGGAATATATATTCCGTTTTCAATAGTACTTGGTCTCTTGTTAGGAACGGTGGAATTTCTCATAGTAGGGGAAAATCCTCTCATCAATGATCTTTCAATTCTCAACCTTCTAGGTCTCACGATGATCATGATTTTCTTAGTGAGCCCTGTGGAAGAAATGATCTTCAGATCAATCCTGCAGAATCGGTTAGAGATAGTACTAGGCGGTAGGGAAGCATTGATAATTACGAGTATTTTATTCGGACTAATGCACTCAGGATATGGGAACATAATTGAAATTCTCTACATATCCATTGTGGGCACTCTTCTAGGCTACCTGTTTTACAGAACTCGGAGTTTGCCACTGGTCACATTAATTCATGGTTTTATCAATGTATTCTTTTTCGGGATTATCCCCCTCCTTTGA
- a CDS encoding DUF1616 domain-containing protein, translating into MAGNQKFPSDLLLVASLVILTNIFVLVPVLNGSFIRTALGLPMLLFLPGYALIAMLFPEKSGLEGMERFALSVAMSVSIAPLIGLALNYTPWGIKEVPFLTSLSAFTLLTLVIAYIRRMHLPADSTFEVSFRVLAITLISGVMGESESNTEKKLRIILALSFLILIVTGAYVILIPQEREPFTEFYILGNNGMANNYTTEYIRGESGTYIIGITNNEHRTMDYTMEVRLENKSLPLPENLQHIRLPHNTTLEEPLEITPSVEGENMKLEFLLFNETEKNVPYKDLCLWIKVGEEV; encoded by the coding sequence ATGGCCGGAAACCAGAAGTTTCCATCTGATTTGCTATTAGTAGCAAGCCTTGTAATTCTTACGAATATTTTCGTCTTAGTTCCTGTACTTAACGGAAGTTTTATTCGCACAGCCCTTGGTCTACCCATGTTGCTCTTCCTTCCAGGGTATGCCTTGATAGCCATGCTTTTTCCGGAAAAAAGCGGACTTGAGGGGATGGAGAGGTTTGCTCTCTCTGTTGCAATGAGTGTTTCAATTGCGCCTTTGATAGGACTTGCACTTAATTATACACCCTGGGGAATCAAAGAGGTACCTTTCCTTACAAGCCTTTCCGCTTTTACCCTGCTAACGCTGGTAATAGCATACATTAGAAGGATGCATCTGCCCGCGGACAGTACATTTGAAGTCTCCTTCAGGGTTCTTGCCATTACCCTGATATCAGGGGTTATGGGAGAGTCGGAATCAAATACTGAGAAAAAACTCCGAATAATCCTGGCCCTTTCCTTCCTGATTTTGATAGTAACTGGAGCTTACGTCATTCTGATACCTCAGGAAAGAGAACCATTTACGGAGTTTTATATTCTTGGAAACAACGGGATGGCTAATAATTATACAACGGAGTACATACGGGGGGAAAGTGGTACTTACATTATAGGAATAACAAATAATGAGCACAGAACAATGGACTATACAATGGAAGTAAGGCTTGAAAATAAGTCACTGCCTCTTCCGGAAAACCTGCAGCATATCAGACTTCCCCATAATACCACTCTGGAAGAGCCTCTTGAGATTACGCCTTCTGTTGAAGGGGAGAATATGAAGCTTGAGTTCCTGCTTTTCAATGAGACTGAAAAGAATGTGCCCTACAAAGACCTGTGCCTCTGGATAAAAGTTGGAGAGGAGGTATGA
- a CDS encoding glycosyltransferase family 2 protein, whose protein sequence is MAITIAAMPAYNEAHVIADVIKGCKKYVDRVVVVDDGSTDNTVDIAESLGAYVVRHETNKGYGAALKNCFETARRLDANAMVIIDSDGQHDPSEIPKLLEPLKNGFDLVIGSRFVNGNGKNVPIYRKFGMKVLDVATYMAGGLNVTDSQSGFRAYGRKAIESINLNGTDMSAGSEILIQARDHKLKFTEVEIHCRYDLEDCSSEHPFIHGPRVLFRILKDMEYRRPLYYFSVPGLIMASTGFLMGLKFLQDYYLGGYLRFGPTLLMVMLTIIGAFMIFTGIILHAISRMIFLNEQIRRQ, encoded by the coding sequence ATGGCCATTACGATTGCAGCCATGCCTGCGTATAACGAAGCCCATGTCATTGCAGATGTTATAAAGGGGTGCAAAAAATACGTCGACAGAGTAGTAGTTGTGGATGATGGAAGTACCGATAATACTGTCGACATTGCCGAGTCTCTTGGCGCCTATGTAGTTCGGCACGAAACAAATAAAGGATATGGAGCAGCCCTGAAGAACTGCTTTGAAACCGCCCGCAGGCTCGACGCAAATGCAATGGTCATAATTGACTCTGATGGTCAACATGACCCCTCCGAGATCCCCAAACTCCTTGAGCCACTAAAAAACGGGTTCGATCTGGTAATTGGCTCAAGATTTGTTAATGGCAACGGTAAAAATGTTCCTATTTATCGTAAATTCGGGATGAAGGTTCTTGATGTCGCGACTTATATGGCAGGCGGTCTGAATGTCACTGATTCCCAGAGCGGGTTTCGAGCCTATGGAAGAAAAGCTATTGAGAGTATAAATTTGAACGGTACAGATATGTCAGCAGGCTCTGAGATTCTCATCCAGGCCAGAGATCACAAACTGAAGTTTACTGAAGTGGAGATCCATTGCAGATATGATCTTGAGGACTGCTCAAGCGAACATCCTTTCATACACGGGCCCAGAGTCCTGTTCCGCATCCTTAAGGACATGGAATACAGACGGCCTCTGTATTATTTTTCGGTTCCAGGGCTGATTATGGCTTCTACAGGTTTTCTTATGGGACTGAAATTTTTACAGGACTACTATCTAGGAGGATACCTGCGCTTCGGGCCTACACTCCTTATGGTGATGCTTACAATTATAGGGGCTTTCATGATATTTACTGGAATAATACTACATGCAATTTCAAGGATGATATTTTTAAATGAGCAAATCCGAAGACAATAA
- a CDS encoding glycosyltransferase family 2 protein has protein sequence MEYPFVSIVVGIRNEERFIEECIESLLNLDYPRDSYEIIIVDGMSTDKTQDIVRRYPVKLLLNERKNVAAARNLGVKNAMGELIAFTDGDCKVDPQWLKTLVREMQEAPDDVVCFGGPNLIFDTDPIFGRVVGYAQESFLGSGGSAQSKNSAKKHYVSSLPNCNAMYKKAAIQEVGGFDERFVVGQDGDLNYRIGKKGNRFLYIPEARVLHHRRGTLKSFSIRMFKYGMWMAELFKKHGEFVRWYAFLPSIAILFAVTLLIASIKYYTPSLILFTLMAIYFVLVLITSMQVTYKMKSKYGLFALFIIPVQHIAYGLGFLYSFTNSPLVSKTNSCSDI, from the coding sequence ATGGAATACCCTTTTGTTTCAATCGTAGTAGGCATTCGCAATGAAGAAAGATTCATTGAAGAATGTATTGAGTCACTTCTCAATCTAGATTACCCACGAGATTCTTACGAGATTATTATCGTTGATGGAATGTCCACCGATAAAACACAGGATATCGTACGTAGATATCCTGTCAAACTTCTTCTCAATGAAAGAAAAAATGTTGCTGCAGCGAGGAACCTTGGTGTGAAAAATGCCATGGGAGAACTTATTGCGTTTACTGATGGAGACTGTAAGGTTGATCCACAGTGGCTGAAAACCCTTGTCCGTGAAATGCAAGAGGCCCCTGATGACGTTGTGTGTTTTGGAGGCCCTAACCTGATCTTTGACACTGACCCTATATTTGGCAGGGTGGTGGGATATGCCCAGGAATCTTTTTTGGGTTCTGGAGGCTCGGCGCAGTCTAAGAATTCCGCTAAAAAGCACTATGTCAGCTCTCTTCCTAACTGTAATGCAATGTACAAAAAAGCTGCAATTCAGGAAGTCGGAGGTTTTGACGAGCGGTTCGTTGTGGGTCAGGATGGAGACCTGAACTATAGAATAGGTAAGAAAGGCAACAGGTTTTTGTACATCCCGGAAGCACGGGTTCTGCATCATAGAAGAGGAACTCTCAAGTCCTTTTCCATAAGAATGTTTAAATATGGTATGTGGATGGCAGAACTTTTCAAGAAGCATGGAGAATTTGTCCGCTGGTATGCGTTTCTGCCTTCGATTGCCATCTTGTTTGCGGTCACTTTGCTTATCGCTTCTATCAAATATTACACTCCAAGCCTGATTCTTTTTACACTCATGGCGATATACTTTGTCCTCGTTCTTATTACCTCAATGCAGGTTACCTACAAAATGAAATCAAAGTACGGTCTTTTCGCGCTGTTTATTATTCCTGTACAACACATTGCTTATGGGCTAGGGTTTTTGTATAGCTTTACGAACTCTCCTCTCGTTTCAAAAACCAATTCCTGCTCAGATATCTAA
- a CDS encoding glycosyltransferase produces the protein MKVLEVCQEFPNRYYPQLGTFIKQSIDSIANQGADVTVISPKPFVLPFSSFPYHNFFKLPRIEYTEKYDLHYPRYIYAVPKKYFYPITGISYSLFVSEYAVKNIKPVPDLIHAHFSYPDGYGMMKLAKRWNVPLVISALGTIERKVAYEGSYTSKQIIEAMSFADRILSVSEDLKLHIVNLGIDKNKVHVVPNGVDTDKFKPAGKVHARSMLNLPQDKNIVLFVGALRKIKGVDYLIEAAQSFVDRDTYLFMVGRDDGLKKNLEKRAHELKIANYIKFTGPVNHEDIPLWISASDILVLPSLSEGRPNVILEALACEVPVVATDVGGIPELMVDGETGYLVPAKSPDELSRKINKLLDNKNRREKMGEFGRKSIIQRGLTWEAHAKTTVDIYQELLTKS, from the coding sequence ATGAAAGTATTGGAAGTATGTCAGGAATTTCCTAACAGGTATTACCCTCAACTTGGGACATTCATAAAGCAGAGTATAGACTCAATTGCAAACCAGGGCGCAGATGTTACAGTTATTTCTCCAAAACCTTTCGTCCTTCCTTTTTCCTCATTTCCATACCATAACTTTTTTAAACTGCCCCGGATTGAGTATACTGAAAAATACGACCTTCACTATCCACGTTATATATATGCTGTACCCAAGAAATATTTCTATCCCATCACAGGGATCTCATATTCTCTCTTCGTTTCCGAATATGCTGTTAAAAACATAAAGCCAGTACCAGACCTTATCCACGCACACTTTTCATATCCTGACGGGTATGGGATGATGAAGCTTGCAAAGAGATGGAATGTCCCTCTTGTAATAAGTGCGCTCGGTACAATAGAAAGAAAGGTCGCCTATGAAGGTTCCTACACCTCAAAACAGATTATAGAGGCAATGAGTTTTGCAGACAGAATTCTTTCTGTCAGCGAGGATCTCAAGCTTCACATAGTTAATCTGGGAATAGACAAGAATAAAGTTCACGTTGTCCCAAATGGTGTTGATACCGACAAGTTCAAACCTGCAGGAAAAGTACATGCAAGGAGTATGTTAAACCTGCCACAAGACAAAAATATTGTTCTATTTGTCGGAGCCCTTCGGAAAATAAAAGGTGTGGACTACCTCATTGAGGCCGCACAGAGCTTTGTGGACAGGGATACCTATCTTTTTATGGTAGGCAGGGACGACGGCCTGAAAAAAAATCTGGAAAAAAGGGCACATGAGCTCAAAATTGCGAATTATATTAAATTTACCGGTCCTGTAAATCATGAAGATATTCCTCTCTGGATCTCAGCTTCGGATATTCTTGTATTGCCTTCCCTTTCAGAGGGTAGACCAAACGTAATACTTGAAGCTCTTGCCTGTGAGGTTCCAGTTGTAGCGACAGACGTAGGCGGGATTCCTGAACTCATGGTCGATGGGGAAACAGGCTATCTGGTACCTGCAAAAAGTCCTGACGAGTTATCCAGAAAAATTAATAAATTGCTTGATAATAAAAACCGGAGAGAGAAGATGGGCGAGTTCGGGCGTAAAAGCATAATCCAGAGAGGGCTGACCTGGGAAGCACATGCTAAAACAACTGTAGACATATACCAGGAACTTCTAACAAAATCCTAA
- a CDS encoding glycosyltransferase family 4 protein, which translates to MFKKVNNIFLVYYGSFNAKSGSNVHILELLRNLKKYTDIVLFAPGQKSVNRTLAGAKYVPVIDNKYLVQPSYEFMLSFYLLYSCIKNRPDVLYLRQNSFPFFPIMLCKVLKIPSIVEVNGLVLDELKVNPNSQSFAYRVFSYLALCSEKFNYRHCDRIVSVTDKLKDELVRLYSVPESKVHIINNGANTDVFKPLDSRQTRKILQLEDSKKYVCFVGHLAAWQGVEFLIQASPLILEKCPDAHFLVIGDGVMKDKLLGITSELGLSDKFTFTGRVPYEQVPLYINAADVCVAPFIKERNSKIGLSALKTYEYLACGKPIVASSIPGVQDLIESSGGGIPVTPEDPEELANAVVRLLSDEEARVEMGKKGRKYVVENHSWDGVAGKILKICEDIV; encoded by the coding sequence ATGTTTAAAAAAGTAAATAATATTTTTCTGGTTTATTACGGCTCCTTCAATGCTAAATCAGGTTCGAATGTCCATATTCTTGAGCTTCTTAGGAATTTGAAAAAATATACTGATATAGTCCTCTTTGCTCCCGGACAGAAAAGTGTAAATCGTACTCTTGCCGGGGCAAAATATGTGCCTGTAATAGACAATAAATATCTTGTACAGCCTTCTTACGAGTTTATGCTTTCCTTCTATCTTCTTTACTCGTGCATAAAAAACAGACCTGATGTTCTTTACCTTCGCCAGAATTCTTTTCCGTTCTTTCCCATAATGTTATGTAAGGTCTTGAAGATCCCTTCAATTGTGGAAGTTAATGGGCTGGTTCTCGATGAGTTAAAAGTCAACCCGAATTCGCAGTCTTTTGCATACAGGGTCTTCTCTTATCTGGCACTTTGTTCCGAGAAGTTCAACTACAGGCACTGTGACAGAATTGTTTCTGTCACGGATAAGCTAAAGGATGAACTTGTGAGATTATACTCGGTTCCTGAGAGTAAGGTCCATATTATCAACAATGGGGCAAATACTGATGTATTCAAGCCTCTGGACTCGAGACAGACAAGGAAAATACTGCAGCTCGAGGACTCAAAAAAATATGTATGTTTTGTCGGACACCTTGCAGCCTGGCAAGGTGTTGAGTTTTTGATTCAGGCATCTCCCCTAATTCTTGAAAAATGTCCTGATGCTCATTTCCTTGTTATCGGGGATGGAGTTATGAAGGATAAACTGCTTGGAATAACTTCCGAGCTAGGACTTTCGGATAAGTTCACTTTTACCGGAAGAGTTCCCTACGAGCAGGTTCCTCTTTACATAAACGCTGCCGATGTCTGCGTTGCCCCTTTCATCAAGGAAAGGAACTCGAAAATAGGGCTTTCAGCCTTGAAAACATATGAATATCTTGCCTGTGGAAAGCCGATTGTGGCAAGCAGTATTCCGGGAGTTCAAGACCTGATTGAGTCATCAGGTGGTGGGATACCAGTAACTCCTGAGGACCCTGAGGAACTTGCTAATGCTGTAGTAAGATTACTCTCCGATGAAGAAGCCAGGGTCGAGATGGGAAAAAAGGGTCGCAAATACGTTGTTGAGAATCACAGCTGGGACGGAGTTGCAGGAAAGATTCTGAAGATATGCGAAGATATAGTCTGA